Proteins encoded within one genomic window of Phototrophicus methaneseepsis:
- a CDS encoding SRPBCC family protein has translation MPENPVGKTKSQGWEVGVSRTLPIPENKAWQMILSALALPPEDGPESIDYRPGTSFETDDGTQGEIRSYEPGRLIRMKWQPKGSNTNTTLQIRITPAKTGTRISVHHEWLADSQHREAMRAQWARILEDLKDSIT, from the coding sequence ATGCCAGAAAATCCTGTTGGGAAAACCAAGAGCCAGGGATGGGAAGTCGGTGTGAGCCGTACCCTGCCTATCCCAGAAAACAAAGCATGGCAGATGATCTTATCAGCCTTAGCTCTGCCACCAGAAGACGGACCAGAATCTATCGACTACAGGCCAGGGACATCATTTGAAACGGATGATGGCACCCAGGGCGAAATTCGCAGTTATGAACCAGGGCGCTTGATCCGCATGAAGTGGCAGCCTAAAGGATCGAACACGAACACCACGCTTCAAATCCGCATCACGCCAGCCAAAACAGGCACGCGCATCAGCGTGCATCACGAATGGCTGGCAGATAGCCAACACCGCGAAGCCATGCGCGCCCAATGGGCACGTATCCTCGAAGATTTGAAGGATTCGATTACCTAA
- the ndk gene encoding nucleoside-diphosphate kinase, whose protein sequence is MERTLIIVKPDAVQRGLTGEVIKRFEQRGLKIVGMKFIHMTKDLAQKHYAVHEGKPFFEGLVTYITSAPVVVMALEGNNAIAAARKTIGATRPTEAEAGTIRGDYGMEIGRNLVHGSDSVENGELEVSNFFTEAELFSWDRSTDPWIIE, encoded by the coding sequence ATGGAACGCACCCTCATCATCGTTAAGCCGGATGCTGTACAACGCGGCCTGACTGGCGAAGTTATCAAGCGCTTTGAGCAGCGCGGCTTAAAGATCGTCGGCATGAAGTTCATCCACATGACCAAAGACCTGGCACAGAAGCACTATGCTGTGCACGAAGGCAAGCCCTTCTTCGAAGGCCTGGTAACCTACATCACCTCCGCGCCGGTCGTGGTCATGGCGCTGGAAGGCAACAATGCCATCGCCGCTGCTCGTAAGACCATCGGCGCCACCCGCCCGACTGAAGCCGAAGCAGGCACCATCCGCGGTGACTATGGTATGGAAATTGGCCGCAACTTGGTCCACGGCAGCGACAGCGTGGAAAATGGCGAACTGGAAGTCAGCAACTTCTTCACCGAGGCTGAACTGTTCAGTTGGGACCGCTCGACGGACCCGTGGATTATTGAGTAA
- a CDS encoding endonuclease/exonuclease/phosphatase family protein yields MSPENVVDPSDDGSVQGTPTGAAIEGQPSSAVNLGTVGLVALMMALSMQILRAFGVLIINNMVWWQGEVTAGAIILLVLFAPLLAPLLIRRLGPVRAFLGALSILALIRLMMQVALAPQDVSPILAWLGLAFALLSWVLAIVYLRSAFGRTQAAYIFALGFVLGLSLDTTLHSAYLTWDYLWQPGAAPFLTALLLSAAVWFLAWRQRSQSVTLGQEAPLSAQLTLAVLPSLVIGYAFYWQNVALLSAAVAVNTALATALLLAMNAGVLLVLQRFGGSEGTRLRFFLSLIVVLLTVWLIPISDGLMTLTLIAMGQLSALLLLHEGLVGRFVTTGYVASWRTSLVLFGGNVLLILLGLAYYGRIRANLFSEIGEVPILVAGALMIVVTLLSLQWGTQARLRIAPVLPLLGLIVPLILILSQPAFVVQRPTETIRVMSYNTHYSVGMDGLPDVEAIAQVIESQGADIVLLQESSRGRLNSSGVDMAEWLSRRLQMPFAHAPASDYTQGVTTLSRIPIDTAVFDELPMVGESEQRRYLMTTHPLPDGESLRVINTHLAAAWLEPTARLPQFSVLLDVWAQQPRTLIAGDMNTAPGNMDINMMLNAGLVSVQDAIGDPEAGTVSADYPHVRYDWILTSPDIELSDFAIPSTLASDHLPAAVTITVP; encoded by the coding sequence ATGTCGCCTGAGAACGTTGTGGATCCATCGGATGATGGAAGCGTACAAGGGACGCCGACAGGCGCAGCAATAGAGGGACAGCCTTCTTCCGCTGTCAACCTGGGCACAGTGGGCCTCGTCGCGCTGATGATGGCCTTATCCATGCAGATTCTGCGCGCTTTTGGTGTGTTGATTATCAATAATATGGTCTGGTGGCAGGGCGAAGTCACTGCCGGGGCGATCATCTTGCTGGTACTGTTCGCCCCGCTGCTGGCGCCCTTGCTCATCAGGCGCCTCGGCCCGGTGCGAGCTTTCCTGGGGGCTTTATCTATTCTGGCGCTCATCCGTCTGATGATGCAAGTCGCTCTGGCGCCACAGGATGTCAGTCCTATCCTGGCCTGGCTGGGGTTGGCGTTTGCGCTGCTCAGTTGGGTGTTGGCGATTGTGTATCTGCGCAGTGCGTTTGGGCGCACGCAGGCCGCATACATCTTCGCTCTGGGGTTTGTGCTGGGCCTGTCGCTAGATACAACTCTGCACAGTGCTTACCTCACATGGGATTATCTGTGGCAGCCAGGGGCGGCGCCATTCTTGACGGCGCTCTTGCTCAGTGCGGCTGTCTGGTTCCTTGCATGGCGTCAACGCAGCCAGAGCGTGACATTAGGCCAGGAAGCGCCTCTCAGCGCCCAGTTGACGCTGGCTGTGCTGCCATCCCTGGTGATAGGGTACGCTTTTTACTGGCAAAACGTGGCGTTGCTTTCAGCCGCTGTGGCTGTGAATACGGCTCTTGCGACGGCGCTGCTGCTGGCGATGAATGCAGGGGTCTTGTTGGTCTTGCAGCGCTTCGGCGGCTCAGAAGGAACGCGTTTGCGCTTTTTCCTGTCATTGATTGTCGTCTTGCTGACGGTATGGCTCATCCCCATTTCTGATGGGCTCATGACGTTGACATTGATCGCCATGGGGCAGCTCTCGGCGCTGCTCCTGCTACATGAAGGGCTGGTTGGGCGCTTCGTCACGACGGGTTATGTGGCGAGCTGGCGTACATCGCTGGTGCTCTTTGGTGGCAATGTGCTGCTGATTTTGTTGGGCTTGGCTTACTATGGTCGCATCAGGGCTAATCTCTTCTCAGAAATTGGCGAAGTCCCGATTCTGGTCGCTGGGGCGCTAATGATCGTCGTGACGCTGCTCAGCTTACAATGGGGGACGCAAGCCCGCTTGCGTATCGCGCCTGTGCTGCCATTACTTGGCCTGATTGTGCCGCTCATCCTCATTCTGTCCCAACCTGCCTTTGTGGTCCAGCGCCCCACCGAGACCATACGTGTGATGAGCTATAACACCCATTACAGCGTCGGCATGGATGGCTTGCCAGATGTAGAAGCTATTGCCCAGGTGATCGAATCGCAGGGCGCGGATATTGTCTTGCTGCAGGAGTCATCACGGGGCCGGCTCAATAGCAGTGGGGTTGATATGGCAGAATGGCTTTCTAGGCGCTTGCAAATGCCCTTTGCCCATGCGCCTGCTAGTGATTATACGCAGGGGGTGACCACACTCAGCCGCATACCGATTGATACAGCGGTATTTGATGAGCTGCCTATGGTTGGCGAAAGCGAACAACGCCGCTATTTGATGACGACGCACCCGCTGCCGGATGGCGAAAGCCTGCGCGTTATCAATACGCATCTGGCAGCGGCTTGGCTGGAACCAACGGCACGGCTGCCCCAATTTAGCGTGCTGCTGGATGTATGGGCTCAGCAGCCGCGAACCCTCATTGCAGGCGATATGAACACGGCCCCTGGCAACATGGATATCAATATGATGCTCAATGCCGGGCTTGTCAGCGTGCAGGATGCCATTGGCGACCCTGAAGCAGGCACCGTCAGCGCCGATTATCCCCATGTGCGCTATGATTGGATCCTCACAAGCCCAGACATTGAACTGAGCGACTTCGCCATACCGTCGACCCTGGCGAGCGATCATCTACCCGCTGCTGTGACGATCACAGTGCCCTAA
- a CDS encoding helix-turn-helix transcriptional regulator produces the protein MYHPTTRLFAILELLQSRGHVSAQELAQALEVEERSVRRYIMMLRDMGMPIESERGPYGGYFLKPGYRLPPMMFNHEEVAALMVGLLLMGELGALPDLAIESAAAKIERVLPDDLHRRARALRQFVATDLMPVRAYAAPGDRMIALSLAALQSRTLAITYVAANGDQTHRTLSPYGVVLHGQNGYVSAYCHLRQARRVFRIDRIKSMAESEMPYQPADEIDTREEVLSSLASTPGLYTFEVRIHAPLKTVEAYVPASMAVLESTDDETDETLMRCYSDDPYWLARYLAQLEFPFTVLQTDELRTALSVLAQRLLGSIG, from the coding sequence GTGTATCATCCAACGACACGCCTATTCGCTATTCTTGAATTATTGCAATCACGCGGACATGTCAGTGCGCAGGAGCTTGCCCAGGCGTTAGAAGTAGAAGAACGCAGTGTACGCCGTTATATCATGATGCTGCGTGATATGGGGATGCCGATTGAGAGCGAACGAGGCCCCTACGGCGGCTATTTCTTAAAGCCCGGTTACCGTCTGCCACCGATGATGTTTAATCACGAAGAAGTTGCCGCTTTAATGGTTGGCTTGTTGTTGATGGGGGAATTGGGGGCGCTGCCTGACCTGGCGATAGAGAGTGCTGCTGCCAAAATTGAGCGTGTCTTACCAGACGATTTGCATCGGCGTGCCCGTGCCTTGCGCCAATTTGTCGCCACAGACTTGATGCCTGTTCGTGCTTACGCGGCCCCAGGTGACCGCATGATAGCGCTCAGCCTTGCCGCCCTGCAATCACGCACGCTTGCTATAACATATGTCGCCGCCAATGGCGACCAGACCCATCGCACCCTTTCGCCCTATGGTGTGGTTTTACATGGGCAGAATGGGTACGTATCGGCTTACTGCCATCTGAGGCAGGCGCGCCGCGTCTTTCGCATTGATCGAATCAAGTCGATGGCTGAAAGCGAGATGCCTTATCAGCCTGCAGATGAGATCGACACGAGGGAGGAAGTGTTATCATCGCTGGCATCCACGCCCGGCCTGTACACTTTTGAGGTACGCATTCATGCGCCGCTGAAAACGGTAGAGGCGTATGTTCCAGCATCAATGGCGGTGCTGGAATCTACAGATGATGAAACGGATGAAACGCTGATGCGCTGTTACAGCGATGATCCTTACTGGCTCGCCCGCTATCTGGCCCAGCTTGAATTCCCGTTTACAGTGCTGCAAACAGATGAACTGCGCACAGCACTTAGTGTGCTGGCGCAGCGTTTGCTTGGCAGTATAGGATAA
- a CDS encoding cellulase family glycosylhydrolase, whose protein sequence is MSDSSISHAFVLPDQNFHEWLQALAPYSSAFERVAIVRSPAGNDLNRFRNVSAVTAPLTWYQDDPLRHIRRIYPMVVRVDVVKATTPQQLKTLMAARISKTDRYGQQTSEGTHLYDRFVLDWPTLHRPLEILQPFNSSKGPGITIRSRIGAKVTAAVAGKVTKQWAGTNSDILGLGQYVQVTTTQDGMSYVVTYAGLSKVSVPLNTLVDVGDVVGEAAGDTFQLIVQQPGHGMSGFTLPDIINPTDMLYVQNLRLRPIDTGLRVRTLPSTAGIVLGQINPWDSLEPMEMHGRTLGKVGKEGQWMRIKLPDGREGYSAAWFLEAFTKDDIYIFPGVNPVGVNLDARHALGTPDASRLGDMGWIRMGYNVSNNVGSEDINAAFNRYLPLAERYKRAGYRVMFTTSHQTYGEGKNEFWPWNDLSDSAWTTLINRFAAMMRDIARQWAGRGLVDVWQIWNEQDAGPNAVASVPVPVKHYARMVTEVTRAIRSSDAEARIITGGHTSGPYFGSQYARDTISQLPTDVRLDGIAIHPYGRGPVPGERYTIFGHIDDSIEAYSQVYPDRPLWITEWGVLDHPNDPPQDVANYATHFISYLKARYPGRIATMLWYAWAQGMHNGYGLVDKNGNPRPPLTERFLQA, encoded by the coding sequence ATGAGCGATTCTTCCATTTCACATGCTTTTGTGCTGCCAGACCAGAACTTTCATGAGTGGTTACAAGCGCTTGCACCTTATAGCAGTGCTTTTGAGCGCGTCGCGATTGTGCGTTCCCCGGCTGGGAATGACCTCAACCGCTTTAGAAATGTCAGCGCCGTAACCGCGCCTCTGACATGGTATCAGGATGACCCATTGCGCCATATTCGGCGGATCTATCCTATGGTTGTGCGGGTGGATGTCGTCAAGGCGACGACCCCGCAGCAACTCAAGACCCTTATGGCGGCCCGCATCAGCAAAACAGACCGCTATGGTCAGCAGACCAGCGAAGGCACGCATCTATATGACCGCTTCGTATTGGATTGGCCGACGCTCCACCGCCCCTTAGAAATCCTCCAGCCGTTCAATAGCAGCAAAGGGCCGGGTATCACGATTCGCAGTCGTATCGGCGCCAAGGTGACTGCCGCTGTCGCTGGCAAGGTGACGAAACAATGGGCCGGGACCAATAGCGATATTCTCGGCCTGGGGCAGTACGTGCAGGTGACGACAACGCAAGACGGTATGTCCTATGTGGTGACGTACGCGGGCCTGAGTAAAGTCAGTGTGCCCTTAAATACGCTGGTAGATGTTGGCGATGTGGTTGGCGAAGCCGCAGGCGATACTTTCCAGCTCATTGTTCAGCAGCCTGGGCACGGCATGAGCGGTTTTACGCTGCCGGATATTATCAACCCGACCGATATGCTTTATGTACAGAACCTGCGCCTACGCCCGATAGATACGGGGCTGCGCGTGCGTACGTTACCTTCGACGGCGGGTATTGTGCTGGGGCAAATTAACCCCTGGGATAGCCTCGAACCGATGGAGATGCATGGTCGGACTCTGGGCAAGGTCGGCAAAGAGGGCCAATGGATGCGCATCAAGCTGCCTGATGGCCGCGAAGGTTATAGCGCCGCCTGGTTCCTGGAGGCATTCACCAAAGATGATATTTACATCTTCCCCGGTGTGAACCCGGTCGGGGTCAATCTGGATGCTCGCCACGCATTAGGCACGCCGGATGCGTCTCGCCTGGGCGATATGGGCTGGATCCGCATGGGGTATAACGTCTCCAACAATGTCGGCTCGGAAGACATCAACGCCGCATTTAATCGCTATTTGCCCCTGGCGGAGCGTTATAAGCGGGCCGGGTATCGGGTGATGTTCACAACCAGCCATCAAACCTATGGTGAAGGCAAAAATGAGTTCTGGCCCTGGAATGATCTCTCCGATAGTGCCTGGACCACGTTGATTAACCGCTTTGCCGCGATGATGCGCGATATTGCCCGCCAATGGGCCGGGCGCGGCCTGGTGGATGTGTGGCAAATCTGGAATGAACAGGACGCCGGACCCAATGCGGTCGCTTCGGTACCTGTGCCGGTCAAACATTACGCACGTATGGTCACAGAGGTGACGCGGGCCATCCGCAGCAGCGACGCTGAGGCCCGTATTATCACAGGCGGCCACACCAGCGGCCCTTACTTTGGCTCCCAATATGCCCGTGATACCATCAGCCAACTCCCGACAGATGTCCGCCTGGATGGCATCGCTATTCACCCGTATGGGCGTGGCCCCGTCCCTGGGGAGCGCTATACGATCTTCGGCCATATTGATGATTCCATTGAGGCGTACAGCCAGGTCTACCCGGATCGCCCCTTGTGGATTACGGAATGGGGCGTGCTCGATCATCCTAATGACCCGCCGCAGGATGTCGCCAACTATGCCACGCACTTTATCAGCTACCTGAAGGCGCGTTACCCTGGGCGTATCGCCACCATGTTATGGTATGCCTGGGCGCAGGGGATGCACAATGGCTATGGCCTTGTCGACAAGAATGGCAACCCACGCCCTCCGCTGACGGAACGTTTTTTGCAGGCATGA
- a CDS encoding VOC family protein: protein MKFQLFSVYVDDQDKALKFYTEILGFVKKIDMPAGEFKFLTVAQAHDPDGVELLLEPNDNPIAQTYQQALRKENLPVTVFGVDNVQEEYERLKGLGVTFTQEPTEMGPITVAVFDDTCGNLIQIAQSS, encoded by the coding sequence ATGAAGTTTCAACTATTCAGCGTCTACGTTGATGACCAGGATAAGGCACTCAAGTTCTATACAGAAATATTGGGCTTTGTGAAGAAAATCGACATGCCAGCGGGCGAATTCAAGTTCCTGACTGTCGCCCAAGCCCATGACCCGGATGGTGTGGAATTGCTGCTGGAGCCAAACGATAACCCGATTGCACAAACGTACCAGCAGGCACTGCGCAAAGAGAATTTACCTGTCACCGTTTTTGGCGTGGACAATGTGCAGGAAGAATATGAACGTCTGAAAGGGTTAGGGGTCACATTCACGCAGGAGCCAACTGAAATGGGGCCAATCACGGTTGCTGTATTTGATGATACCTGTGGCAACCTGATACAGATCGCTCAAAGTTCGTAA
- a CDS encoding RidA family protein: protein MSKPGLSVMIERINPDTLHKNPAFTQVAVVAAAAKLVYVGGQNGVLPNGELVNEDVAAQSAQAMQNVIYALEAAGATLADVFKMTIYIVQGQSLQAAYAASQALQQMAPPIVTVILVAGLARPGALVEIEAVAAIK from the coding sequence ATGAGCAAACCAGGACTCTCTGTGATGATCGAACGCATTAACCCGGATACGCTGCACAAGAACCCGGCTTTTACACAGGTGGCCGTTGTGGCCGCGGCTGCAAAGCTGGTCTATGTGGGTGGGCAAAATGGCGTGCTGCCTAATGGTGAACTCGTTAACGAGGACGTCGCCGCCCAGAGCGCCCAGGCCATGCAAAATGTGATCTATGCGCTAGAAGCAGCCGGGGCCACGCTGGCGGATGTCTTTAAGATGACAATTTACATTGTACAAGGACAGTCATTGCAGGCAGCTTATGCGGCTTCGCAAGCCTTGCAGCAAATGGCACCACCCATCGTGACGGTGATCCTGGTGGCAGGCCTTGCACGCCCAGGGGCGCTCGTCGAGATTGAAGCCGTTGCTGCTATAAAGTGA
- a CDS encoding lysylphosphatidylglycerol synthase transmembrane domain-containing protein translates to MRRTLLVIASIIVSVVFMYFVLRDVPLDAVLESAQQANPLWLLISFGMITMTIVTRGIRWRGLLDNRISQRDAFFIMSVTFLLNQLPLRAGEVARSLLATGRGVPLLTAATSIVIERMLDTLLVVLSLLLALSQLSTVPPTVSQSAALFGVLGVIAFAILLVFARYPQLAHRLLNTIFKIIPPLRKLPLESLLDNVLDGLKPLTNPRRFAHAISWTLIAWAFSYGGMLTLLIALNIVDVDMLMTSILGVSLASFSVAIPVSVAAIGPFEAAIAITGEIVGMENIQAVTLGLIVHGVTVLTYVVWGVVGLLAMGVSLGDVLGKAKREDPNT, encoded by the coding sequence ATGCGCCGGACTCTCCTTGTCATTGCCAGTATCATCGTCAGCGTTGTGTTTATGTATTTTGTGCTGCGCGATGTGCCCCTTGATGCCGTCCTGGAAAGCGCCCAGCAGGCGAACCCGCTGTGGTTGTTGATCTCTTTCGGCATGATTACGATGACCATTGTAACGCGTGGCATCCGTTGGCGTGGCTTGCTGGATAACCGCATCAGTCAGCGGGATGCATTCTTCATCATGTCGGTTACATTTCTGCTCAATCAACTGCCGCTGCGCGCCGGGGAAGTCGCGCGTTCCCTGCTGGCGACAGGGCGCGGCGTGCCTTTGCTGACTGCTGCTACCAGCATCGTGATTGAACGTATGTTGGATACCTTGCTCGTGGTGCTCTCACTGCTGCTCGCCCTCTCCCAGCTATCGACTGTTCCACCCACCGTCAGCCAATCCGCGGCTTTGTTTGGTGTATTGGGTGTGATTGCATTTGCCATTCTGCTGGTCTTCGCTCGTTATCCGCAGTTGGCTCACCGCCTGCTGAATACGATCTTCAAGATCATCCCGCCCCTGCGCAAATTGCCGCTGGAATCTTTACTGGATAATGTGCTCGATGGCCTCAAACCGTTGACGAACCCGCGCCGCTTCGCCCATGCCATTAGCTGGACGCTGATCGCCTGGGCTTTTTCCTATGGCGGCATGCTGACGCTGCTGATCGCGCTGAATATCGTCGATGTAGATATGCTCATGACGAGCATTTTGGGTGTGTCATTGGCCTCCTTCAGCGTGGCGATTCCGGTCAGCGTGGCCGCGATTGGACCCTTCGAGGCGGCGATTGCTATCACTGGCGAAATCGTCGGCATGGAGAATATCCAGGCCGTCACCCTGGGGCTGATCGTCCATGGCGTTACCGTCCTCACGTATGTTGTGTGGGGCGTGGTCGGCCTATTGGCGATGGGCGTCTCGCTTGGGGATGTGCTGGGCAAGGCTAAGCGGGAAGACCCCAATACCTGA
- a CDS encoding L,D-transpeptidase produces MNKRLAFLVSVFAAMLTIMSVPLFSIQAQDGTNAFATNTPSANSAVPTVSATQTPAALLTATPVATSDAPTATVEVPEEAPVAQVFEPEACRYVEGESASDECLAIIEEFPEPNVQPINRDGYTLEQYTFWRIGPHAVNAYDSPGGNYVRSIPEGFNFVNVQGETDAWIQNELGEWISKEDGYYVQASEFVGVQLPAGWNHPFGWILDTTGIWASTYPGGPATSESGLVPLHHERFNIYAEEKDSEGWTWYMVGPNQWVKQIYMTVIKPIERPEGVSGRWVSIDLYEQSLVAYEDDRPVFATLISTGLPGFDTNEGLFEVWARVARDGMSGATGAPDAYALESVPWVMYFDDSISMHGTYWHNFFGYRRSHGCVNLSISDARWIFEWTARGADDDGEIHTQVYVHSSGDYRAII; encoded by the coding sequence ATGAACAAACGACTTGCCTTTCTCGTTTCAGTATTTGCTGCCATGCTCACGATCATGAGCGTGCCCTTATTCAGCATTCAAGCGCAGGATGGTACGAATGCGTTTGCAACCAATACACCTTCTGCAAACAGCGCTGTGCCGACTGTTTCTGCGACGCAGACGCCCGCTGCCTTGTTGACTGCAACACCGGTAGCCACTTCTGATGCACCTACAGCGACGGTTGAAGTGCCAGAAGAAGCCCCGGTAGCCCAGGTCTTCGAGCCAGAAGCCTGCCGCTATGTAGAAGGCGAAAGCGCCAGCGATGAGTGCCTGGCAATCATTGAAGAATTCCCAGAGCCGAATGTACAGCCTATCAACCGCGACGGCTACACGTTGGAACAGTATACGTTTTGGCGTATTGGCCCCCATGCCGTGAATGCTTATGACAGCCCTGGCGGCAATTATGTGCGCTCCATCCCGGAAGGCTTCAATTTTGTGAACGTCCAGGGCGAAACAGATGCCTGGATTCAGAACGAACTCGGTGAGTGGATCAGCAAAGAAGATGGCTATTACGTCCAGGCTTCGGAATTTGTCGGCGTACAACTGCCCGCTGGCTGGAACCATCCTTTCGGCTGGATTCTGGATACCACCGGCATTTGGGCCAGCACCTATCCTGGCGGTCCTGCGACCAGCGAAAGTGGCCTCGTTCCGCTGCATCATGAGCGCTTCAATATCTATGCGGAAGAAAAAGATAGCGAAGGCTGGACCTGGTATATGGTCGGTCCGAACCAGTGGGTGAAGCAGATTTACATGACTGTCATTAAGCCGATTGAGCGCCCAGAAGGCGTCAGCGGTCGTTGGGTCTCGATTGATCTCTACGAACAGTCCCTGGTGGCTTATGAAGATGACCGTCCCGTATTTGCGACGCTCATCAGCACAGGCTTACCGGGCTTTGATACCAATGAGGGCTTGTTTGAAGTGTGGGCGCGTGTTGCCCGTGATGGCATGTCTGGCGCGACAGGGGCACCGGATGCCTATGCTCTGGAAAGCGTCCCCTGGGTGATGTACTTCGACGACAGCATCAGCATGCACGGCACCTACTGGCATAACTTCTTTGGGTATCGTCGCAGCCACGGCTGTGTAAACCTCAGTATCAGCGACGCACGCTGGATCTTTGAGTGGACAGCTCGCGGTGCAGACGATGATGGCGAAATCCATACTCAGGTTTACGTCCATAGCAGCGGCGACTACCGCGCAATCATTTAG
- the tsaD gene encoding tRNA (adenosine(37)-N6)-threonylcarbamoyltransferase complex transferase subunit TsaD: MTYILGIESSCDETAAAVVIDGKTIASNIVASQIDLHAKHGGVFPELASRAHVEAIDSVVDQAVNDAGIAYEQIDAIAVTQGPGLVGSLLVGINYAKGLALMSGKPLLGINHLEGHIYSLWLTQPFAEPEFPVLVLIVSGGHSELLLMTGHGQYQRLGGTIDDAAGEAFDKVGRLLNLPFPGGPNIERVAKMGNAHAYDFPRALRDSSYDFSFSGLKTAVRREVTVPPSGSRSRRRRGAEKRAQLRSDVSVNDVAASFQVAVTDILVEKAARAAKAYGATEIFMAGGVSANQLLREKMRKETDLPVRYPPLNLCTDNGAMIAAAGYFRYEAGLRSDLSFDVLPTWPLSNGLYEEV; the protein is encoded by the coding sequence ATGACCTATATCCTCGGCATTGAATCTTCCTGTGATGAGACGGCGGCAGCGGTTGTGATTGATGGCAAGACCATCGCCAGCAACATCGTCGCCAGCCAGATTGACCTGCACGCCAAGCACGGGGGTGTCTTCCCGGAGTTGGCCTCCCGTGCCCATGTAGAAGCTATCGACAGCGTGGTGGACCAGGCTGTGAACGACGCTGGTATCGCCTATGAGCAGATCGACGCTATCGCCGTGACGCAAGGGCCGGGATTGGTCGGCTCGCTGCTGGTGGGCATCAACTACGCTAAAGGGTTAGCGCTCATGAGTGGCAAGCCCCTTTTAGGCATCAATCACCTGGAAGGCCATATCTATTCCCTGTGGCTGACGCAGCCCTTTGCAGAGCCTGAATTCCCGGTGCTGGTGTTGATCGTCAGCGGCGGACACAGCGAGCTGCTGCTCATGACCGGACACGGCCAATACCAACGGCTGGGGGGCACCATTGACGATGCGGCTGGTGAGGCCTTCGATAAGGTCGGGCGATTGCTGAATTTACCCTTCCCCGGTGGGCCGAATATTGAGCGCGTCGCCAAGATGGGCAACGCCCATGCTTACGACTTCCCACGGGCTTTACGCGACAGCAGCTATGACTTCAGCTTCAGCGGGCTTAAGACGGCTGTGCGCCGCGAAGTCACTGTGCCGCCAAGCGGCTCGCGCAGTCGCCGCCGCCGGGGCGCTGAGAAACGTGCTCAGCTTCGTAGTGACGTCAGCGTGAACGATGTGGCCGCCAGCTTCCAGGTCGCTGTAACGGATATTCTCGTTGAGAAAGCGGCTCGTGCAGCCAAGGCTTATGGGGCGACTGAAATTTTCATGGCGGGGGGCGTCAGCGCGAACCAACTACTGCGCGAGAAGATGCGCAAAGAGACAGACCTACCCGTGCGCTATCCGCCGCTGAACCTGTGCACCGACAATGGCGCTATGATCGCGGCTGCGGGTTACTTCCGCTATGAGGCGGGCCTGCGCAGTGACCTCAGCTTCGATGTGCTGCCGACCTGGCCGCTATCAAATGGACTCTACGAAGAAGTGTAG